CGGCAGCTCCGGCGGCGCGGCGGGCGGGGCGGGCGGCTCGCTGTGGAGGTAGGCGGGGTGGTGCTCCACGATCTTGGTGTCGGGCGCGTCCTGCAGCAGCCGGGTCATGCGGTCATAGCTGACCCCGGTGCGGCGGTGGCGGGCAATCGCGTCGCCAAAGAACCCCATGCTGCCGGTCAGGCGCGGCAGCAGGCCGATGAACAGCACGAAGTCGGCCACCTCCAGCGCGCCGCCGCGAATCTTGTTGGCCCCCAGCAGCAACACCAGCCCCACGGCCAGATTGACCATGTTGGTGTTGACGCCCCGGATCAATTCCGTGAGCAGCACGTCACGCAGGGCGGCGTGGCGGCGGGTCTCGCCCAGCTTGCCCAGGTGCGCCACCATGCCGTCCTCGCGGGCGGCCAGCTTCACGGCGCTCACGGCCCCGAAGGTCTCGCCGATGAAGTCGGTGACGCGGGCGGTGGCCTCGCGCATGCGGCGGCGGTAACTGCGGATGGTGGGCGAGAGTTTCTGGACGAACACCACCATCAGCAGCAGCGGGGCGCACACCAGCAGCGTGATCAGGGGATCGACGCGGGCCATCAGCGCAATCGCCACCAGCGAGTACAGCACGAAGCCTGCGCTGTCTATCCAGACCTCCACGTAGCCGGCCACGTCCTCCACGTCGTCGCGGAAGCGGCTGACCGCCTCGGCAGGGGTGTCGGGCAGGCGGCGCGAGCCGGGGGTGGTCAGCAGGTAACCCAGCAGGTTGCGGCGCAGCAGCGCGTCCAGGGTGTACCAGATCTCGATAAAGGCCCGGAACGCCCCGTAGAAGATGCCGAAGCGGCTGGCCCGCACCACGGCGAACCACGCCACGGCGATCCAGGCCGCCGCCACCGCCGGGCCAATGTCGCCGCCGCTCTTTCGCAGCGCCTCGGCCGCGTCGAGTTGCCCGAACACGTGGCTGACTGCCAGGGCCAGCAGCGCGGGCGAGACATGCACCAGCCCCCACATGAACAGGTTGAAGGCGAACAGGGCCGGGCGATACGCGAACAGCCGCTTGGTCAGGGCGAAGGTGCGGTCCGGCGCGGTGGCAGGTTTGGCAGTGGGGACGGTGGTCATGCGGAGGCTCCGAAGGGAAAGGAAACGTCAGGGGTATACGGCGGGACAGGCCGCTGGAGGCGGAGACCGGAACTCATGCCAGCACCCCCACGCCCTCTTCTTCCAGCGTGCCTGCCCGCAGCAGTTCGGCGTAGTGGCTGCCGGGGTTGTGGGCCAGCACGGCGCGGGGGCCGTCTTCCAGTACCTCGCCGTCGCCCAGCACCAGAATCCGGTCGGCGCGGGCCACCGTGTCCAGCCGGTGGGCGATGATGATGGCGGTGCGCCCCGAGAGCAGGCGGGTCATGGCGGCGGTCAGCAGGGCCTCGGTGGCCGGATCGAGGCGGCTACTCGGCTCGTCAAGAATGATCACGGCGGGATCGCGCAGCATCACGCGGGCGAAGGCCAGCAGCTGCGCCTCGCCCGCCGACAGACTGCCGGTGGGCAGGGGCGTGTGGACGCCGTCCTTTAGACGCGCCAGCCAGGTGCCCAGGCCCACCTCATGCAGCGCGGCCTCCACCTCCTCGTCGGTGATCTGCGGATCGAAGAACGACAGGTTGTCGCGCACGCTGGCCTGGAACAGCTGCACGTCCTGCGTGACCACCGCCACCCGCCGCCGCAAGCCGTGCAGGTCCACATCCTGCACGTTCATTCCACCCAGCCGCACCGTGCCGGATGTCGCGTCGTACAGCCGCGAGACCAGCCGGGTCAGGGTGGTCTTGCCGCTGCCGGTGCGGCCCAGCAGGCCCAGGGTCTGACCGGCCGGCAGACTGAACGACACGCCGTGCAGCACGCCGCGCAGCTCCGGCTCGTCCGGGGAATAGCTGAACGACACATTCTCGAATTCCAGGGGCAGGGCGCCGTCCTCCGGCAGCTGTGCTGCGCCGCCGTGAATCGCGCTGCGCAGTGCCAGAATCTCGCCCACGCGGAACAGACTGGCCCCGGCCTTCTGCAACTCCTGCAACTGCTGCGTCAACTGATCGATGGGTTCTTCCACCAGACTCATGTAGTTGTACAGCAGGAAGGCCGTGCCCAGCGTGATCGCACCTGCCGCGTACAGGCCCACCGCCACCGACAGCACGCCCACGTAGCCCACCGCGAACAGCGCCATGCTCAGCTGCCAAACGATGCTGCGCCGCCGCCAAGAATTGACGCTGCGGGTAAAGAAGGTGCGCTGCGTGCGCAGGAAGGCGTTCAGGTGATGGCCGCCCGCGCCCAGGCTGCGGATGTCCTCCAGGCCTGAGAGGCGTTCTTCCACGAAGCCGAACAGCCGGGCGCTGGACTCGCGCTCCAGCCGGGTGGGTTCCACGCCCAGCTTGCGCACGCGGTTCATGGCGATCAGGGTGACCGTCGTGAACAGCGCCACACCCGCGCCCACGCGCCAGTCCTCGCGGAAGAACATGACCAGCGCGCCAATGAGGAGCAGCGCCGCGCCGAACACCCGCACCGCGAACTGCGAGAAGAAGTTGCTCAGGGCCGTCACGTCGCCGTCGATGCGCTCGATCATCTCGCCGGGGGTGCGCTCCTTGTGCTCGCGCATGTCCAGCGACAGCAGGTGCGCCATCAGGTCGACGCGCAGGCGGTTGGTGGCCGTCCAGCCCACCCGCGCCCCCACGTAGGTGGCCCCCGCCGTCATCAGCTGCACGCCGATCGCCAGCAGGATGTAGAAGCCGGCCAGCCGCGCCATCAGGCCCACGTCGGCGTCCGCGCCCAGCTTGGCGCTGTCCACGAAGCGGCGCAGCAGTTGCGGCAGCAGCAGGTTGAGGCCGGTGCCGGTCAGCAGCAGCGCGGCCAGCCCGGCCACCTGCCACTTGAGCGGCCCCAGATACACGCGCAGCACGCCCAGCGTCGAGGACGGTCTGGACGACTCGGAAGATTCTTGAGGGGCAGCGGGCAACGACATCTCTACAGGCTAGAGCGGCGCCGCCCCAATTGCATACGCTATGTGGCGCATTTGGGTCAGCCAGAGCAGAAAAACGGGGCAGAGGGGCGGCCCATCCGGACCCACCCTCCACCCCACTTCAACGGTTCAGCCTTAGTTCTTGGTCAGGATGCGCACCGACAGGATCTCGTCGGCCTTGGCCCCCGCGATCTCGGCATTCTGCGCGTCCATCGTGCGGGTCAGTTTGGGCAGCACATCGTCGCCGTTGACCACCTTGCCGAAGATGGTGTGCTTGCCGTTCAGGAAATCGGTGGGCGCAAACGTGATGAAAAACTGGCTGCCGTTGGTGGCCGGGCCGCTGTTGGCCATCGCCAGGATGCCCTCGGAGTTGAAGGTCAGCTTGGTGCGGAACTCGTCGGCGAAGCTGTAGCCGGGGCCGCCGGTGCCCCACTGCGCCTGCTTGGCCTCGTCCACGCTCAGCGGATCGCCGGTCTGGGCCATGAAGCCGTCGATCACGCGGTGAAAGCGGATGCCGTCGAAGTAGTGGTTGCGGGCCAGCGTCACGAAGTTGTTGACCGTCACGGGCGTTTCCTGCTCGTACAGGTCCGCCAGAATCTGGCCGCGGTTGGTGTCGATCAGGGCGTAGTAGTCCTTGCCGTCCTGCAGGGCCATCGCGGGTTCCTTCTTGAACTCGCGCACCGGTTCCTTGCTCAGCGGCGGCACCAGGGTGTAGCCCGCAGGAATCTCGCCCGCCGTGGTGACGGCAGGCGTGGCCGGCGCCGTTTCGGCGGGCTGTTCGGCGGTGGTCTCGTCCGGCTGGGTGGTGGCGGTGTCGTCCGCCTTCTTCTGGCAGGCGGTCAGCGCCAGCAGGGCGCTCAGCATCAGGGCAGTGGTCTTCACGGCGTTCGTCATAGCGCCCCACTCTAGAGCAGCAGGGCGCGGGCGAGCGTCCCTCCTTCGGTGGAGGACCCCCTACCCGAGACTCAGGACTCGGGCAGCCGCTCCCCGGCCCGGACCGCCACCGGCAGCACGTTCTCGCGCGGCGGCAGCGGGCAGGTCCAGCCGTCGCCGTAAGCGCAGTACGGATGGTACGCCAGATTGAAATCCACCGACACCAGCGCGTCGCCGTCCCCGTCCTGAATAGACCCGGTGCGGGCCAGGGGCGCGTCCAGATAGCGGCCCGCACCGTAGGTTTCCTGCCCGCTGGTGGCGTCGCGGAAGGGAATGAACACGCGCTGCGGCTGCTCGTCACCCAGCGGCGCAAAGACGCTCAGGGTGTGGCCGCTCTGGGACGATCCGGCGCCGGGCAGCGCCAACGTGACCGTGCCGTACAGCGCCATGGTGCGCGGCTGGCCGGTATTGGTGTCCAGGGTGAATTCGGCCTCCGGGCCAGGAAGGTTGAAGGTCAGCGGGGCGCTGAAGGTCCAGGCCGGGTCCGGCGGGTAGTAGCGCAGGCCATGAAAGGTGGCCGCGTCCACCGGACCATTTCCAGCGGCAAAGTGTTCGTCCTTGCGGCGGCGAAAGTCCAGCACCGCCTCCTCGTAGGGAGAGGTCACCAGTCCACCGTCAGCCGTTCCCCGGCGTATTCCACGATGTCGCCGCGCCGCAGCTTCTTGCGCCGGCGGGTCTCGATCTCACCGTTCAGCCGGACCTCGCCGCCCTGCACGCGGAACTTGGCCTCGCCCCCGGTGTCCACCACGCCGCTGATTTTCAGAAAGTCCTGAAGATCGATGGTGTCCTGCCCTCCGTCCTGCCCGCCATCCCGCACTGTGTCTCGACTGCCTGTCATGCGGGCAGCGTAGCAGGAGACGCGCCCCGACAGACAGTCTGACCACCATGCACCGTTGGTCAGAGCGGCGCCCCGCTTGTCTACAACTTTGAGTGCCGTCCCCTGGC
This is a stretch of genomic DNA from Deinococcus radiopugnans ATCC 19172. It encodes these proteins:
- a CDS encoding ATP-binding cassette domain-containing protein, whose product is MTTVPTAKPATAPDRTFALTKRLFAYRPALFAFNLFMWGLVHVSPALLALAVSHVFGQLDAAEALRKSGGDIGPAVAAAWIAVAWFAVVRASRFGIFYGAFRAFIEIWYTLDALLRRNLLGYLLTTPGSRRLPDTPAEAVSRFRDDVEDVAGYVEVWIDSAGFVLYSLVAIALMARVDPLITLLVCAPLLLMVVFVQKLSPTIRSYRRRMREATARVTDFIGETFGAVSAVKLAAREDGMVAHLGKLGETRRHAALRDVLLTELIRGVNTNMVNLAVGLVLLLGANKIRGGALEVADFVLFIGLLPRLTGSMGFFGDAIARHRRTGVSYDRMTRLLQDAPDTKIVEHHPAYLHSEPPAPPAAPPELPLEEFTVQGLTATHDSGLGVRDASFTVRQGEFVVVTGRIGSGKSTLLRALLGLIPAQSGTVQWNGQTVEDPASFLVPPRSAYTAQIPSLFSDSLRENVLSGSDEARLGRAVRLAVLEPDLAQLPQGLDTPVGARGVKLSGGQMQRTAVARMLARDADLLVFDDVSSALDARTEAQLWDGLFSETDATCLVVSHRRAALSRADRILLMQDGRIVDEGTLAELLDRNEEMQALWAEHAQG
- a CDS encoding ABC transporter ATP-binding protein — protein: MSLPAAPQESSESSRPSSTLGVLRVYLGPLKWQVAGLAALLLTGTGLNLLLPQLLRRFVDSAKLGADADVGLMARLAGFYILLAIGVQLMTAGATYVGARVGWTATNRLRVDLMAHLLSLDMREHKERTPGEMIERIDGDVTALSNFFSQFAVRVFGAALLLIGALVMFFREDWRVGAGVALFTTVTLIAMNRVRKLGVEPTRLERESSARLFGFVEERLSGLEDIRSLGAGGHHLNAFLRTQRTFFTRSVNSWRRRSIVWQLSMALFAVGYVGVLSVAVGLYAAGAITLGTAFLLYNYMSLVEEPIDQLTQQLQELQKAGASLFRVGEILALRSAIHGGAAQLPEDGALPLEFENVSFSYSPDEPELRGVLHGVSFSLPAGQTLGLLGRTGSGKTTLTRLVSRLYDATSGTVRLGGMNVQDVDLHGLRRRVAVVTQDVQLFQASVRDNLSFFDPQITDEEVEAALHEVGLGTWLARLKDGVHTPLPTGSLSAGEAQLLAFARVMLRDPAVIILDEPSSRLDPATEALLTAAMTRLLSGRTAIIIAHRLDTVARADRILVLGDGEVLEDGPRAVLAHNPGSHYAELLRAGTLEEEGVGVLA
- a CDS encoding peptidylprolyl isomerase; the protein is MTNAVKTTALMLSALLALTACQKKADDTATTQPDETTAEQPAETAPATPAVTTAGEIPAGYTLVPPLSKEPVREFKKEPAMALQDGKDYYALIDTNRGQILADLYEQETPVTVNNFVTLARNHYFDGIRFHRVIDGFMAQTGDPLSVDEAKQAQWGTGGPGYSFADEFRTKLTFNSEGILAMANSGPATNGSQFFITFAPTDFLNGKHTIFGKVVNGDDVLPKLTRTMDAQNAEIAGAKADEILSVRILTKN
- a CDS encoding DUF1684 domain-containing protein; amino-acid sequence: MVTSPYEEAVLDFRRRKDEHFAAGNGPVDAATFHGLRYYPPDPAWTFSAPLTFNLPGPEAEFTLDTNTGQPRTMALYGTVTLALPGAGSSQSGHTLSVFAPLGDEQPQRVFIPFRDATSGQETYGAGRYLDAPLARTGSIQDGDGDALVSVDFNLAYHPYCAYGDGWTCPLPPRENVLPVAVRAGERLPES
- a CDS encoding RNA-binding S4 domain-containing protein produces the protein MTGSRDTVRDGGQDGGQDTIDLQDFLKISGVVDTGGEAKFRVQGGEVRLNGEIETRRRKKLRRGDIVEYAGERLTVDW